The genomic interval GCATAATATGAAGCATCATCGCCAATAGATTCTTTCGCTAATTGTTTAATTAATTTCGCAGTGGTTAAATAGTGATGGCCCTTAGAATGCTTAAGAAGATTAGATAACGCATCTATACGTGTGTTTTTGATTACAGAAGGAATAGAGTAGGTTTTTAATAATTCTAATGAACAATTTATATATAAGTTACTAAATACAGTTTTATATTCTGGAAAAGCATAGTCAATTAGATTAGATAATTGAATTTTAGTTTGAGAAATCTCTTTAGTTAATCTAATTCTGTGACGTGTTAATGACTTTAGTTCTTCGGCATGGTATAATTTTCTTGTATAGGGTTGGAAGTCTTTCCAATTTCCTTGTAGAAATTTACAGATGGCTTTTGCATCGGTTTTATCTGTTTTAGTTTTACGAACAGATGAAGCTTTCTTAGCCATACTGGTTAAAAGTGGATTAAATAAGTAAACATCAAATTGTTGGTCAAAAAGATAATTCAGTATGTTCTTAGAATAATGCCCTGTAGACTCTAATCCTATACGCACATAATTATCATTAACTAACTCTTTAAAGTCATTAATAACTTTAGAGAGTTTTTTAAAACCCTCAATATCATTAGTAATCGTAAATACATCACAGGGAACTACTCCGTTGTGATCAGTAATAAAGCAATCATGTTTTTTCGAAGCAACATCAATACCTACATAAATCATGATATATAAATCCTCCCATATAAATAGCTATTACTAGTAGCGTGTCACTACAAACTTTATAAATGTAACCTCGCTATTGATAAACAGTCTATTCGCTGTAACTAACTAATTAACATATTAAATAAAGCTGTAGCTATAAACTCACTAAAACAGTCTTATAAGCTGTAAGGTGACAGAAAATAGTCTACTAGTTATTAAATATAATTATAATATAAAAAATGTAGTTACAGCAAATTATGACTGTAATTACATTATACGAGGTGATAGATGATGAAAAATAAAAAATCCAATTTTTTGAAACTATTACCAATGGTTTTTAAACAAGGAATTAAAGATGGTAAAACAGGATTTGTTCTTTTACATCTATTAGGAATAATTGTTAGTGCTTCCTGGTATTTTAGTTTAAGAGTACCAGAAATTACCACAAACATTGCCTACAAGTTCATTACTAAAGAAAACCTAGACTTTGTTGAAACCATAAAGCCTTTATTTATATTAATTAACATCCTATTAAGTTTTCATTTTGTATCAATTATTAAGCGATTGCTTAGTATTTATGTTACACGAAATATAAAAACAAATTATGAGCTTGGCCTAGCAAGAAAATTATCTAAAATGACTTGGGAAAGTTATGAAACACATGAAGTCAACTTGAAAATTGAAATGGTTAAAAGAGATGGTGTTAATTCCTATATGGCTATCTCACTTGATTTAATCACTTGGCTTATAAATACAGTTTGTGCTTTTATTATTTATGTGTTAGTTGTTATTCGAATTAGTTGGTTAATCGGTTTTCTTTTTCTTTTAGCTTCAATCATTTATATAATAATAGGCGTATACTGCGGAAATATAGTTTATAAAACCCATCGTAATAATGATGGAATCTATAAAAGAAGATCTTATTTATATGGATGTAGTAAAAGTAAAGAGGCTCATCAAGATGGGATTGTTAATAGACTTTATCACCATTTATCAAAAAGATGGCGTAAAATGAACGATGACTGGATGAATGATACAATAAAAGCACAATCAAAAATTGAAATTTATAATTTAATCCCAAGTTTTATATTTGCTTTAATCGCTGGTAGCTTACTGTTTATTGTTGTTAAAGAAATTCAAGCAGGAAGACAAGAAATAGGTTATTTCACTTTGATTATCACAACTATAATAAACTTTCGAGGGACACTTTACAGTTTA from Mycoplasmatota bacterium carries:
- a CDS encoding IS110 family transposase produces the protein MIYVGIDVASKKHDCFITDHNGVVPCDVFTITNDIEGFKKLSKVINDFKELVNDNYVRIGLESTGHYSKNILNYLFDQQFDVYLFNPLLTSMAKKASSVRKTKTDKTDAKAICKFLQGNWKDFQPYTRKLYHAEELKSLTRHRIRLTKEISQTKIQLSNLIDYAFPEYKTVFSNLYINCSLELLKTYSIPSVIKNTRIDALSNLLKHSKGHHYLTTAKLIKQLAKESIGDDASYYAFEIRLIVEKIQFLNSQLDQYDNYIKEIMDKHFSIILSIPGVGYTTGAILIAGIGDISLFSSEDKLVAFIGAEPSIYQSGEFESSNSKMSKRGSKYMRYAIHHVSNRIIHSDEKFSKYYQKKINEGKHHFVALSHVGKKVIRTIYSILKYNTAYVTNH
- a CDS encoding ABC transporter ATP-binding protein → MKNKKSNFLKLLPMVFKQGIKDGKTGFVLLHLLGIIVSASWYFSLRVPEITTNIAYKFITKENLDFVETIKPLFILINILLSFHFVSIIKRLLSIYVTRNIKTNYELGLARKLSKMTWESYETHEVNLKIEMVKRDGVNSYMAISLDLITWLINTVCAFIIYVLVVIRISWLIGFLFLLASIIYIIIGVYCGNIVYKTHRNNDGIYKRRSYLYGCSKSKEAHQDGIVNRLYHHLSKRWRKMNDDWMNDTIKAQSKIEIYNLIPSFIFALIAGSLLFIVVKEIQAGRQEIGYFTLIITTIINFRGTLYSLSTNIQWYQKYFNVFQDYLTLMKVEEELPNTNKLLRNNFEITFNNVSYVYPQSEHKALNHLNIDINSHETIAIVGVNGSGKTTFVNILMELSKKYQGDIFVNDQNINDTIGILRNSCSCIFQDFLEYQFSIKENIALGDLSRDLTDEEVWRILNDVGLAESVKKLPDGIHSMLGQINKGTELSKGQWQRLAVARLLANKNSKIWILDEPTAYLDPIGEIEMYNFIYKLKGNRTVIFISHRLGFAKKANRIIVFKDGSVIEDGTHSELMKDSTSEYAIMYDKQKKWYE